GGGGCAACGCCACCTACAGCGCCGACGGGAAAGGCGTGTTCGCGATGTCGGGCTCGGTCCCGCGCATGTACATCCACGACCCGCAGCTGACGTCGAGCTGGCGCAACGTGGAGTCGACGGTGTACGCGTACCGCGTCGCCGACAGCGGCACCGCGTACGGCGGCATCGTCCATCACACGCGCACGAACCACAGCGCCTACGGGGCCTCCGAGACGGTCAACGGCTGCGACAGCCGCGGCAACGGCGCCCGCTTCCGGTACGACGGGCACATCGACTTCGAGAAGGAGACGAAGCATCCCGCCTCGTCGCCGACCAAGAACAAGGCGATGTGGTCGACGCTCCCGTACCGGACCTGGATCGGCTACAAGCTGGTGGTGTACGACCTGCCCAACGGCAACGTCAAGCTCGAGAACTACATGGACCTGACCGACGGCGCCAACGGCGGGACCTGGGTCAAGGTCAACGAGCTCGAGGACAACGGCCAGAACTTCGGGGTCGGAGGCACGCCCTGCAAGTCGGGCATCGACCCCGCGCTGCGCCTGACCAACAGCGACGCGCGCCCCGGCTCCGAGACCGGCCGCCCCAACATCGCGGTGTATTTCCGCAGCGACAACGTCGGCACGAACGGGCTGCTGTACAAGAAGATGAGCGTCCGGGAGATCTCCGCGCCCTGAGCGTCAGCGCCCGCGCGCGAGCGCGACGGCGCCGAGCACCACGGCGTCGTCGCCGAGGCGGGAGCGGGTCACCTTGCAGGCGCCGATCTTCCTGAACAACGGGTCGGCGGCGAGGCGGCGCTTGACGATGGGCAGGATGAAGTCGCCGCAGGCCTCGATCACGCCGCCGCCCAGGACGATGAGCGCGGGGTCGAAGCAGTGGCGGACGCTCACGCAGCCGTCGCCGAGACGCTCGGCGGCCGCGCGGAGGACGCGCGTCACGAGCGGGTCGCGGTGGCGCAGCGCGCGCGCGAGGACCTTGCTCTTGATCTGATCGAGCGAGCCGCCGTTGAGCGCGACGACGTCGGTCTTCTCCCCCGCCTTGACGCCGGCGCGGATGTCGCGCTCCATCGCGGTGCGGCTCGCGTAGGCCTCCAGGCAGCCGCGCGCGCCGCAGCCGCACTTGGGGCCCTTCGGGTCCAGCACGATGTGGCCCAGCTCGCCCGCCGCGCCGTTGGCGCCCAGCATGAGGCGGCCGCCGGAGATCACGCCGCCGCCGACGCCGGTGCCCGGGAAGATCCCGACGAGATCCTCCACGCCCCGGCCGGAGCCGCGCCAGGCCTCGCCGAGCACGCCCAGGTTCACGTCGTTGCCGAGGGCCACGGGCACGCCGAAGCGCCGCTCCAGCTCCGCCGCGATCGGATGGCCCGCGATGGGGAGGTTCGGCGCGACGAGGACCTTGCCGCTCGAGGAGTCCACCAGGCCGGGCACGCCGATGCCGATGCCGCGCAGGCGGCGGGGCTTGAGGCCCGCGTCGGAGATCACGTCGCGCACCGCGCGGACGATGACCTTCATCACCTCGCCGGCGCTCCTCGCGCGCGGCGTGGACGCCTTCTCCCAGCCGAGGATCTCGCCCCGGGGCGTCACCAGCCCCGCCGCGATCTTGGTGCCGCCGACGTCCACGCCGACGAAGAACTTCTTGGCCATGGGCGGATTCTAGCACACCGCCCGCCGCTCCGCCGCTGACAACGCTGACAACGGCCGCATGGCGGCCATGCCGGCGTGAGCTTACGCTAAGGAGAACATGAGGCGCCTCCTCCTCCGACTCACGGCCGCCGCCGCCGCGGCCGCGCTCCTCGCCCCCGCGGCCGCGGCCAAGGTCGCCTTCACGGGCTACGGCAGCCTGCTGATGCCGGCGGACACCCAGCTCCAAGTCCGAGGCCCCGCGGCGGTGCTCGCAACGACCCCCGAGGGGAACCTGATCGCGCGGGGCTTCCGCCTCGACGCCGTCGGCCTGTTCGCGACGACGAAGGTCGGCGAGGACGTCGATTTCCTCATGGACCTCACCTTCCGGAACGTCGGGAACACGGTCGCTCAGACGCGCATCCAATACGCCTATCTCGACGCGGCCCTGCCCTGGGGCGACGCGCGCCTGCAGGCGGGACGGGTGAACCTGCCCTTCAACTACTACAACAGCCGCCGCTTCTATCCCTTCCAGCGCGTCGAGATCTCGGCCCCGATCTTCGTCAGCGGCATCCTCGGACTGCCCATCGCCGACGCCGGCGCGGTGCTGACGCGGCGCTTCGAGCTGGAGAGCGGCTGGGGCCTGGACGCGCGCGCCTACGCGGTCAACGGCTACGGCAGCGTGGCCGGCAGCACCGGCGCTCTGCGCAACCCTTCCTTGCCCGGCGGCCTCGCGCTCAGCGGCAACCTCGGCGCCGGGAACAACAACAAGGACGTCGCCTTCGGCGGCCAGCTCGCCTTCTCGCGCGCCGGAGACGGAGAGGTCGGCGCGTCCTACTACCGCGGGGCGTGGGACCAGCAGAACCGCCGCGTCCTGCAGATGGCGGGCGCGCACGCCCACTGGACGCCCGGAGAGTTCGACCTCCTCGCCGAGTACCTGCACCTGCACGCCACCGGCGACGAGGGCATGGCCCAGTCGCTGCACTCGACGGCTTGGTCCACGCACGGCGCCTTCGTGACCGCCTCGCACCCGCTCTTCACCGTCGGCGAGCGCAAGGTCGTCGGCTGGGGGCATTTCGAGGACTACCACACCGCCCGCTCCGGCGGAGGCCCCGGCCGAGAGGTGCTGCGCTCGTACTCGGGCGGCGCGAACATGGCGGTCAACGACAACGTCTCGGTCAAGGGAGAGGCGCTCTACCTCTTTTACTCGGTCCCGACCACGACGAAATCCATCATACTGGACGGCCGGCTCATCCAGGCCGCCGTCGTGATCACCTTCTGAGGCCGCGATGAGGCGAGCCCCGGGCTTGACGGCCGCGGTCTTCCTGGCGCTGGCGCCCCCCGCCGCCGCGGCCAAGGTCGCTCTGGTCGTCGCCGGCGGCAAGCAGGCGGCCGCCGCGGCCGCGCACGCCGCGAAGGACGTGAGCGTGCTGGACTTCGACCGCGTCGAGCTCGCCGACCCCATCGACAAGGGCCGCTTCCTCGCGGCCCTGCAGGCCTCGGACCGCGTCGTCGCCGCCGTCGCGGGCGACGGGGCCTGCGGCTGGATCAACCGCGAGGTCGACGGCGTCTCCGTCCACTGCGTCACGCCCTACGACGCGGGACAGGTCATCGCCTTCGCCCGCTCCGCCGGCTGGCGCCGCGTCGCGGTCGTGCACATGGCGGGCTACGAGAAGGTCTTCGGAAGCCTGCGCGCGCGCGCGCGGCAGTCCGGCGTCGAGCTCGCCGCCGTCCGCGTCGAGAGGCTCCGCGACCTGCCCGCGGCCCTGCCCGCCGCCCTGCCGACCGCCCAGGCGGTGTGGATCCTGGGCGCGCCCGCCCTCACCGAGGGCGCCGCCTTCGAGTACCTCGTCAAGCGCACCTTGGCCAAGAGGATCCCGCTCATCGCTCCCGGCGCCGGGAGCGTCGCGCGCGGCGCCTTCCTCGGCGCCGAGAGCGACCCCGCGGCCCTCGTCCGCCACGCCGTAGGCGTGGCGAACGCGGCGGCCGCCGGAGCCGCGCCGGACGCCTCGCCGGCCGAGGTCCCCGGCGGGCGGCTCGTCTTCAACAAGGTCCTCGCGCGGCGCTGGGGCGTCGCCGTCCCGGAGGCGCCGCGATGAGCGCCCCGACCACCGGCGAGGCGCTCCGCTGGGAGGCCTTCGCGCGCCGGCTCATGCTCGCGTTCTCCTTGCTCACCGTCCTCCTGGGCGGAGGCTCCACCGCGCTCTCCGCGCTGCGCATGCGCGGCCTGCTCGAGGCCTCGCGCGCGCAGCGCGGCGAGGTCATCGCCTCGGCCGCCGCCCGCGCCGCCTACGTGCCCTTGAGCCTGGAGGACAAGGACGAGCTCGCCCGAGTCGCCTCGTACTACGAGGGCCAGACCGCTCTCGCCTCCTTGAGGATCCTCGACGAGCGCGGCGTCGAATGGGCGCGCTACGACCGCGCCGGGGCGCCGGTCCGCGGCCTCATCGCGACGGTCGCGCCCGTCGCCGTTCCCGGCGCGCGCCCCGCCGACGCTCCCGTCGGCCGCGTCGAGGTCCTCATGGACACGAGCGACTTCCGCGGGGCGCTGGCGTGGCAGGTCGTCGTCTTCCTCGGGCTCAACGGGCTGTTCGCGGCGGGGATCCTGCTCAGCGGCATGTTCATCATCCGCCGGCTGACGGCCGGCATGCACGCGCTCGCGCGCGAGGCCGCGCGGGCCGAGGATCTCAGCCGCTCCAACCGCGAGCTCGAGGAGTTCGCCTACATCGCCTCGCACGACCTGCAGGCCCCGCTGCGCCGCATCACGGGCTTCGCCCAGCTCCTCGCGAGGCGCTATAAGGGGAAGCTCGACCCGGAGGCGGACGACTTCATCGGCCGCATCACGGGGAGCACGGACCGCATGCAGAGCCTCATCCAGGACCTGCTCGCCTACTCCCGCGCGGGCTCGCGGGAGCTCGCCCCCGTGCGCGCGGACATCGACGCGCTGCTGCGCGCCGTCCTCGCCGACCTCGACGCGCAGCGCAAGGAGGCCGGAGGCGAGGTCGTCGTCGAGACCTTGCCGGCGGTGACCGGGGACCCCGACCAGCTGGCGCGCCTCTTTCAGAACCTGATCGCGAACGCGCTCAAGTTCCGCGGCGACAAGCCGCCCGTGGTCCGGGTCTCGGCGCGGCGGGCCGGGGACGAGTGGGTCTTCGCCGTCGCCGACAACGGGATCGGCATCGAGAAGAAGTACGCCGGGGAGATCTTCAAGATGTTCCGCCGCCTGCACTCGTCCGCGGCCTATCCCGGCACGGGCATCGGCCTGGCCATCGCGCGCAAGGTCGTCGAGCGCCACGGCGGGCGCATCTGGGTCGAGTCGGAGCCCGGGAAGGGCTCGATCTTCTTTTTCACGCTCGGCGCCGCGAACCCGCCGCATAAGAAGGAGGTAAGACATGAATAAGCCCCTGGAAGTCCTGCTGGTGGAGGACGACGAGGACGACGTGCTGCTCACCAAGGAGGCCCTCAAGGACTCCAAGGTGATCGTCAGCATGGCCGTGGCGCCGGACGGCGAGGACGCCCTCAAGCGCCTGCGGAGGCAGCCTCCGTTCGAGAACGCGCCGGTCCCGGACCTGGTCCTCCTCGACCTGAACCTTCCGCGCGTGAGCGGACGGGAGGTGCTCAAGGAGCTCAAGGCCGACCCGGTCCTCAAGAAGATCCCCGTGGTCGTGCTCACGACGTCCGCGGCCGACACGGACATCCTCAAGTGCTACGACCTCGGCGCGAACTGCTACATCACCAAGCCCGTCGACTTCGTGCAGTTCCAGCGCATCATCAAGGTGATCGACGAGTTCTGGCTGACGATCGTGAAGCTGCCCCGGATCGAGGTCTAGCGGCGGCGGGAGGACAGCCAGAAGAAGACGGACGCGGCGCTCAAGGCGAGCGCGAGGACGAGGATGCCCGCGGCCCCGCCGAAGCCGTCGAAGACCCAGCCCATCGCGAGCAGGGCGACCATGCCCACGGTGGTCGCCAACGAGTAGACGAAGCCGGTGACCGCCCCCACGTCCTCCTTGGAGGCCGCGGACTGGAAGTAGGACGCCAGGCCGAGCTCGTTGCCGAGCATGGCCATCGCCATCAGGAAGACGACGGGGGCGGCGACCCAGACGCTCGGGAAGAGCCACAGCAGCCACGAGCCGAGCACGGCGCCCGCGGCGTAGCGCAGCCAGGCGGGCCCGAGCTTGGCGTCCTCGCTCCGGCGCGCGGCCTGACGGCGAAGGAGCAGGGCCGCGGCGAACTCCCCGAGGTTCCACGCTCCGAGCAGGATCGCCGCGGACGCGGGCGAGCCGAGGACCTTCGCCGCGTACACGACCGCCAGCATCTGATGGAACAGGTTGTGCAAAGTGATGACCGGCACGTTCAAGAGGGCCGCGCGCCGCAGCTCCGGGTCCGA
This portion of the Elusimicrobiota bacterium genome encodes:
- a CDS encoding ROK family protein; amino-acid sequence: MAKKFFVGVDVGGTKIAAGLVTPRGEILGWEKASTPRARSAGEVMKVIVRAVRDVISDAGLKPRRLRGIGIGVPGLVDSSSGKVLVAPNLPIAGHPIAAELERRFGVPVALGNDVNLGVLGEAWRGSGRGVEDLVGIFPGTGVGGGVISGGRLMLGANGAAGELGHIVLDPKGPKCGCGARGCLEAYASRTAMERDIRAGVKAGEKTDVVALNGGSLDQIKSKVLARALRHRDPLVTRVLRAAAERLGDGCVSVRHCFDPALIVLGGGVIEACGDFILPIVKRRLAADPLFRKIGACKVTRSRLGDDAVVLGAVALARGR
- a CDS encoding response regulator, which gives rise to MNKPLEVLLVEDDEDDVLLTKEALKDSKVIVSMAVAPDGEDALKRLRRQPPFENAPVPDLVLLDLNLPRVSGREVLKELKADPVLKKIPVVVLTTSAADTDILKCYDLGANCYITKPVDFVQFQRIIKVIDEFWLTIVKLPRIEV